A stretch of the Neodiprion lecontei isolate iyNeoLeco1 chromosome 4, iyNeoLeco1.1, whole genome shotgun sequence genome encodes the following:
- the LOC107217399 gene encoding PAN2-PAN3 deadenylation complex catalytic subunit PAN2 isoform X3, protein MSWINWEESNYDLSSEGFVPAAEQFGEEFAGAEFQETRTLLADGGDRFGVSTLTFDNAEELMWMGNQGGHVTSYYGPGLQKYTSFQVHASQEVRHIHPIDEGILVLTQSMLRCQLRRGIPIFTHTSSNMIDMQCMLQTSPARLLMGGHQKKIIDFNLTRGKETGLVHVGDHGCAILRQHSRLICAGNPAGRIDLRDPNTLSIEHTLDTHSGSLSDFDVQGNYLVTCGFSNSRQGLSVDRFLMAYDLRQMRALTPCTTLVYPLLLKFLPSYSSRIAVVSPLGQMQLLDTIYANVQPSMTCLYQVATAGAMALSFDVSSTSQCLCFGDSAGSIHFLATNTPEPQFNTFSRPTEFADPVETLQPIAFDDNVTPLSTIPMVYSGQPLLSDWSEEYLKKVYRKTPPVDPEILRTMKMQGTIGYAPNPQAFRRNQIPYNLEKRRGVASKLFAGDSRAKAEADGTFIAIPKRYRKIEVKYSRLGYDEFDFDQYNRTSFCGLEATLPNSYCNAMLQLLYFSEPVRIALLSHSCQREFCLSCELGFLFHMLDTSQGFPCQAANFLRAFRTVPEASALGLILSDLHPEAKRKTSLIRLIQSWNRFILHQMHYEILETRKRVQEEEEAARLKAGPKNPPFVYNEQDFPSILQDLGSRYRSHDEDRKKRRKQEEDGKYMWITSKDTTNCRKPTEETEIRNEETEISQLFGSEQIHIHRCLKCGREASKRSIMLLCNLTYPEIINPPEEIPFTSVLGSSLRPEKITPAWCDNCQKFTPTLQTRQLTKLPQILALNCGLDSQQDKAFWQNQMDLVVQRVINGKDASPARSPISVTIKPCRYGANCTRIGCRFKHAGKDSDAVPPPATPPTATTPVPTPPSHLYYSHSWVPHHIEIALTSNGELSINKLDKITSTEPSLTTINTPVQKLAENGQGDNEVETSIPVFEKTVESMASENHKAELEGTPALSNKLEPSAVSGVKKIQYSLSAVVCHIDDKNDEDRRNIVALIRVAPSYHKRSTGSAVSQWYIFNDFCISAVTPQEAVWFNLDWKVPCVLHYTTEPFPEVAPFISPLTSDVFGEDKCIARSGGTRGITFTPLTSDEMPKKGELVAIDAEFVTLNQEESELRSDGKMSTIKPSHMSVARITCIRGQGPLEGTPFIDDYISTQEQVVDYLTKFSGIQPGDLDANFSSKHLTTLKSTYQKLRFLVDNGIIFVGHGLKNDFRVINLVVPPEQVIDTVLLFHLPHHRMVSLRFLTWHFLGKKIQSETHDSTEDARAALELHRKYKELEAQGNLTETLKELYSVGTKLQWKVPDS, encoded by the exons ATGTCGTGGATAAACT GGGAAGAATCAAACTATGACTTATCAAGCGAGGGGTTTGTGCCTGCGGCAGAACAGTTTGGCGAGGAATTTGCAGGTGCGGAATTCCAAGAGACTAGAACCTTATTGGCCGATGGAGGTGATAGATTCGGTGTTTCCACCCTCACCTTTGACAATGCCGAAGAACTCATGTGGATGGGAAATCAAGGG GGTCACGTGACGTCTTACTATGGGCCTGGCCTCCAGAAATACACGTCGTTTCAAGTGCATGCCTCACAAGAAGTCCGACATATCCATCCGATTGACGAAGGAATCCTTGTGCTCACGCAAAGTATGCTTCGTTGTCAGCTACGGCGTGGCATACCGATATTTACTCACAC GTCCTCAAACATGATAGACATGCAATGCATGCTTCAAACATCACCTGCGAGACTACTTATGGGAGgtcatcaaaaaaaaattattgatttcaATCTCACCAGAGGGAAAGAAACTGGCCTG GTACACGTCGGCGATCACGGTTGTGCAATATTGAGACAGCACAGCCGTCTTATATGCGCAGGCAATCCTGCTGGGAGAATAGACCTTCGGGATCCAAATACTCTGTCGATAGAACACACTTTAGACACCCACAGTGGCTCCCTGAGCGATTTTGATGTACAAGGAAATTATCTAGTTACTTGTGGATTTAGCAATAG CCGCCAGGGTCTCTCGGTAGATAGATTTCTGATGGCTTACGACTTGAGACAAATGCGAGCACTTACTCCCTGCACAACTCTTGTCTATCCTCTCTTACTCAAGTTTCTTCCGAGCTACTCGAGTCGGATTGCTGTTGTGTCGCCCTTGGGACAGATGCAGCTTCTGGATACAATCTACGCCAATGTTCAACCATCCATGACTTGTTTGTACCAA GTGGCCACTGCCGGTGCTATGGCACTGTCCTTTGACGTGTCATCTACGTCACAATGTCTTTGCTTCGGTGATTCAGCTGGATCGATTCATTTCCTAGCCACCAACACACCTGAACCACAATTCAACACTTTCTCCAG ACCCACCGAGTTTGCTGACCCAGTCGAAACGCTGCAGCCTATTGCATTTGACGATAATGTTACGCCTCTCAGTACGATACCTATGGTGTACTCCGGACAACCTTTGCTAAGCGATTGGTCCGAAGAATATCTCAAAAAAGTTTACAG aaaaacacCGCCTGTCGACCCAGAAATTTTACGCACAATGAAAATGCAAGGGACTATAGGATACGCGCCGAATCCTCAGGCCTTCCGCAGAAACCAA ATCCCCTACAATTTGGAAAAACGACGTGGCGTAGCTAGTAAACTATTCGCAGGGGATTCTCGCGCCAAGGCGGAAGCAGATGGCACGTTTATTGCCATACCTAAACGTTATCGTAAAATTGAAGTGAAATACTCTAGGCTTGGATACGACGAGTTTGATTTTGACCAGTACAATCGCACCAGCTTTTGCGGCTTGGAAGCAACCCTACCAAATAGTTATTGCAATGCTATGCTCCAG CTCCTTTACTTCAGCGAACCGGTGAGAATAGCTCTTCTATCGCACTCTTGTCAAAGAGAGTTCTGCCTCTCGTGCGAACTGGGCTTTCTCTTTCACATGTTGGATACGTCTCAGGGCTTTCCTTGTCAGGCTGCAAATTTTCTTAGAGCTTTTAGAACGGTTCCCGAGGCTTCGGCGCTTGGATTGATACTCAGCGATCTGCATCCGGAAGCTAAGAGAAAAACAAGTCTGATACGGCTTATTCAG AGCTGGAACAGGTTCATTCTACATCAAATGCACTACGAAATTCTGGAGACACGGAAACGCGTTCAGGAAGAAGAGGAGGCTGCCCGTCTCAAAGCTGGACCTAAAAATCCACCATTTGTTTATAATGAACAGGATTTTCCCAGCATTCTTCAAGATCTGGGTTCTCGATACAGGAGTCATGACGAGGATaggaaaaagagaaggaagCAAGAGGAGGATGGTAAATATATGTGGATTACATCGAAAG ATACAACGAATTGCAGAAAACCAACAGAAGAAACGGAAATTCGAAACGAAGAAACTGAAATCAGCCAACTATTTGGTTCCGAGCAAATTCATATTCATCGATGCCTAAAGTGTGGACGGGAGGCATCGAAGCGCTCGATTATGCTGTTGTGCAACTTGACTTATCCAGAAATCATAAATCCTC CAGAGGAGATTCCATTCACATCAGTTTTAGGAAGTAGCTTGAGACCGGAGAAAATTACTCCAGCTTGGTGTGACAACTGTCAAAAGTTTACGCCGACGCTGCAAACTAGACAATTGACAAAACTGCCTCAAATTCTGGCTCTTAATTGCGGTTTGGACAGTCAACAG GATAAAGCGTTTTGGCAGAACCAAATGGATCTTGTTGTACAGAGAGTCATTAATGGGAAAGATGCTAGCCCAGCTCGCAGTCCGATATCTGTAACCATAAAGCCGTGTCGTTACGGTGCAAACTGTACGAGAATTGGTTGTCGATTCAAACACGCAGGAAAAGATTCAG ATGCTGTACCACCGCCAGCGACACCACCAACAGCGACAACGCCTGTACCAACGCCACCGAGCCACCTATATTATTCTCACTCATGGGTTCCTCACCACATTGAAATAGCGCTAACTTCAAACGGAGAACTGTCAATAAATAAGCTCGATAAAATAACTAGCACTGAACCCAGCCTGACCACCATTAATACTCCTGTACAAAAGTTAGCTGAAAACGGCCAGGGTGACAATGAAGTTGAGACGAGTATACCTGTTTTTGAGAAAACAGTGGAGAGCATGGCGAGCGAGAACCACAAAGCCGAGCTTGAAGGCACCCCGGCTCTCAGCAATAAGTTGGAACCTTCAGCTGTCAGcggtgttaaaaaaatacagtacAGTCTCAGTGCTGTAGTCTGTCACATAGACGACAAAAACGACGAAGACCGAAGAAACATCGTTGCTCTAATACGCGTTGCTCCAAGCTACCACAAACGATCGACTGGCAGTGCAGTGTCTCAGTGGTACATCTTTAATGATTTCTG CATATCTGCAGTGACGCCTCAGGAAGCTGTCTGGTTCAATCTCGATTGGAAAGTACCTTGCGTTCTCCATTACACCACAGAGCCGTTCCCAGAAGTAGCGCCCTTTATCAGTCCGCTTACGTCAGACGTGTTTGGTGAGGACAAGTGCATTGCTCGTAGCGGAGGAACGAGGGGTATTACTTTCACACCGTTAACGTCAGATGAGATGCCAAAGAAAG GAGAATTGGTGGCGATAGACGCTGAATTCGTAACTCTAAATCAGGAAGAATCTGAGCTGAGAAGCGACGGAAAAATGTCGACAATCAAACCGAGTCATATGTCCGTTGCACGAATAACTTGTATACGCGG tCAAGGACCATTGGAGGGGACCCCGTTCATAGATGACTACATTAGCACTCAAGAACAAGTAGTTGATTATTTGACAAAGTTCAGTGGAATACAACCGGGAGATTTGGACGCTAATTTCAGCAGTAAGCACTTGACCACGCTGAAATCAACCTATCAAAAATTGCGATTTTTAGTAGACAATGGAATAATATTCGTCGGTCATGGGTTGAAGAACGATTTCAG GGTAATAAACCTGGTCGTGCCACCGGAACAAGTAATCGACACCGTATTGCTCTTTCATTTACCTCACCATCGTATGGTGTCCCTGCGGTTTCTTACCTGGCATTTCCTTGGTAAGAAAATACAATCGGAAACGCACGATTCAACGGAGGATGCACGCGCTGCCCTAGAGTTGCATCGAAAATATAAAGAGCTTGAGGCACAGGGAAACCTGACGGAAACTCTGAAAGAATTATACAGCGTTGGCACCAAGCTACAATGGAAG GTTCCAGATAGCTGA
- the LOC107217399 gene encoding PAN2-PAN3 deadenylation complex catalytic subunit PAN2 isoform X2 codes for MDYSVLGHYDPSVEVVAGDQELIWEESNYDLSSEGFVPAAEQFGEEFAGAEFQETRTLLADGGDRFGVSTLTFDNAEELMWMGNQGGHVTSYYGPGLQKYTSFQVHASQEVRHIHPIDEGILVLTQSMLRCQLRRGIPIFTHTSSNMIDMQCMLQTSPARLLMGGHQKKIIDFNLTRGKETGLVHVGDHGCAILRQHSRLICAGNPAGRIDLRDPNTLSIEHTLDTHSGSLSDFDVQGNYLVTCGFSNSRQGLSVDRFLMAYDLRQMRALTPCTTLVYPLLLKFLPSYSSRIAVVSPLGQMQLLDTIYANVQPSMTCLYQVATAGAMALSFDVSSTSQCLCFGDSAGSIHFLATNTPEPQFNTFSRPTEFADPVETLQPIAFDDNVTPLSTIPMVYSGQPLLSDWSEEYLKKVYRKTPPVDPEILRTMKMQGTIGYAPNPQAFRRNQIPYNLEKRRGVASKLFAGDSRAKAEADGTFIAIPKRYRKIEVKYSRLGYDEFDFDQYNRTSFCGLEATLPNSYCNAMLQLLYFSEPVRIALLSHSCQREFCLSCELGFLFHMLDTSQGFPCQAANFLRAFRTVPEASALGLILSDLHPEAKRKTSLIRLIQSWNRFILHQMHYEILETRKRVQEEEEAARLKAGPKNPPFVYNEQDFPSILQDLGSRYRSHDEDRKKRRKQEEDDTTNCRKPTEETEIRNEETEISQLFGSEQIHIHRCLKCGREASKRSIMLLCNLTYPEIINPPEEIPFTSVLGSSLRPEKITPAWCDNCQKFTPTLQTRQLTKLPQILALNCGLDSQQDKAFWQNQMDLVVQRVINGKDASPARSPISVTIKPCRYGANCTRIGCRFKHAGKDSDAVPPPATPPTATTPVPTPPSHLYYSHSWVPHHIEIALTSNGELSINKLDKITSTEPSLTTINTPVQKLAENGQGDNEVETSIPVFEKTVESMASENHKAELEGTPALSNKLEPSAVSGVKKIQYSLSAVVCHIDDKNDEDRRNIVALIRVAPSYHKRSTGSAVSQWYIFNDFCISAVTPQEAVWFNLDWKVPCVLHYTTEPFPEVAPFISPLTSDVFGEDKCIARSGGTRGITFTPLTSDEMPKKGELVAIDAEFVTLNQEESELRSDGKMSTIKPSHMSVARITCIRGQGPLEGTPFIDDYISTQEQVVDYLTKFSGIQPGDLDANFSSKHLTTLKSTYQKLRFLVDNGIIFVGHGLKNDFRVINLVVPPEQVIDTVLLFHLPHHRMVSLRFLTWHFLGKKIQSETHDSTEDARAALELHRKYKELEAQGNLTETLKELYSVGTKLQWKVPDS; via the exons ATGGACTATTCGGTTCTTGGCCACTACGATCCTTCCGTTGAGGTCGTGGCGGGCGACCAGGAGCTGATCT GGGAAGAATCAAACTATGACTTATCAAGCGAGGGGTTTGTGCCTGCGGCAGAACAGTTTGGCGAGGAATTTGCAGGTGCGGAATTCCAAGAGACTAGAACCTTATTGGCCGATGGAGGTGATAGATTCGGTGTTTCCACCCTCACCTTTGACAATGCCGAAGAACTCATGTGGATGGGAAATCAAGGG GGTCACGTGACGTCTTACTATGGGCCTGGCCTCCAGAAATACACGTCGTTTCAAGTGCATGCCTCACAAGAAGTCCGACATATCCATCCGATTGACGAAGGAATCCTTGTGCTCACGCAAAGTATGCTTCGTTGTCAGCTACGGCGTGGCATACCGATATTTACTCACAC GTCCTCAAACATGATAGACATGCAATGCATGCTTCAAACATCACCTGCGAGACTACTTATGGGAGgtcatcaaaaaaaaattattgatttcaATCTCACCAGAGGGAAAGAAACTGGCCTG GTACACGTCGGCGATCACGGTTGTGCAATATTGAGACAGCACAGCCGTCTTATATGCGCAGGCAATCCTGCTGGGAGAATAGACCTTCGGGATCCAAATACTCTGTCGATAGAACACACTTTAGACACCCACAGTGGCTCCCTGAGCGATTTTGATGTACAAGGAAATTATCTAGTTACTTGTGGATTTAGCAATAG CCGCCAGGGTCTCTCGGTAGATAGATTTCTGATGGCTTACGACTTGAGACAAATGCGAGCACTTACTCCCTGCACAACTCTTGTCTATCCTCTCTTACTCAAGTTTCTTCCGAGCTACTCGAGTCGGATTGCTGTTGTGTCGCCCTTGGGACAGATGCAGCTTCTGGATACAATCTACGCCAATGTTCAACCATCCATGACTTGTTTGTACCAA GTGGCCACTGCCGGTGCTATGGCACTGTCCTTTGACGTGTCATCTACGTCACAATGTCTTTGCTTCGGTGATTCAGCTGGATCGATTCATTTCCTAGCCACCAACACACCTGAACCACAATTCAACACTTTCTCCAG ACCCACCGAGTTTGCTGACCCAGTCGAAACGCTGCAGCCTATTGCATTTGACGATAATGTTACGCCTCTCAGTACGATACCTATGGTGTACTCCGGACAACCTTTGCTAAGCGATTGGTCCGAAGAATATCTCAAAAAAGTTTACAG aaaaacacCGCCTGTCGACCCAGAAATTTTACGCACAATGAAAATGCAAGGGACTATAGGATACGCGCCGAATCCTCAGGCCTTCCGCAGAAACCAA ATCCCCTACAATTTGGAAAAACGACGTGGCGTAGCTAGTAAACTATTCGCAGGGGATTCTCGCGCCAAGGCGGAAGCAGATGGCACGTTTATTGCCATACCTAAACGTTATCGTAAAATTGAAGTGAAATACTCTAGGCTTGGATACGACGAGTTTGATTTTGACCAGTACAATCGCACCAGCTTTTGCGGCTTGGAAGCAACCCTACCAAATAGTTATTGCAATGCTATGCTCCAG CTCCTTTACTTCAGCGAACCGGTGAGAATAGCTCTTCTATCGCACTCTTGTCAAAGAGAGTTCTGCCTCTCGTGCGAACTGGGCTTTCTCTTTCACATGTTGGATACGTCTCAGGGCTTTCCTTGTCAGGCTGCAAATTTTCTTAGAGCTTTTAGAACGGTTCCCGAGGCTTCGGCGCTTGGATTGATACTCAGCGATCTGCATCCGGAAGCTAAGAGAAAAACAAGTCTGATACGGCTTATTCAG AGCTGGAACAGGTTCATTCTACATCAAATGCACTACGAAATTCTGGAGACACGGAAACGCGTTCAGGAAGAAGAGGAGGCTGCCCGTCTCAAAGCTGGACCTAAAAATCCACCATTTGTTTATAATGAACAGGATTTTCCCAGCATTCTTCAAGATCTGGGTTCTCGATACAGGAGTCATGACGAGGATaggaaaaagagaaggaagCAAGAGGAGGATG ATACAACGAATTGCAGAAAACCAACAGAAGAAACGGAAATTCGAAACGAAGAAACTGAAATCAGCCAACTATTTGGTTCCGAGCAAATTCATATTCATCGATGCCTAAAGTGTGGACGGGAGGCATCGAAGCGCTCGATTATGCTGTTGTGCAACTTGACTTATCCAGAAATCATAAATCCTC CAGAGGAGATTCCATTCACATCAGTTTTAGGAAGTAGCTTGAGACCGGAGAAAATTACTCCAGCTTGGTGTGACAACTGTCAAAAGTTTACGCCGACGCTGCAAACTAGACAATTGACAAAACTGCCTCAAATTCTGGCTCTTAATTGCGGTTTGGACAGTCAACAG GATAAAGCGTTTTGGCAGAACCAAATGGATCTTGTTGTACAGAGAGTCATTAATGGGAAAGATGCTAGCCCAGCTCGCAGTCCGATATCTGTAACCATAAAGCCGTGTCGTTACGGTGCAAACTGTACGAGAATTGGTTGTCGATTCAAACACGCAGGAAAAGATTCAG ATGCTGTACCACCGCCAGCGACACCACCAACAGCGACAACGCCTGTACCAACGCCACCGAGCCACCTATATTATTCTCACTCATGGGTTCCTCACCACATTGAAATAGCGCTAACTTCAAACGGAGAACTGTCAATAAATAAGCTCGATAAAATAACTAGCACTGAACCCAGCCTGACCACCATTAATACTCCTGTACAAAAGTTAGCTGAAAACGGCCAGGGTGACAATGAAGTTGAGACGAGTATACCTGTTTTTGAGAAAACAGTGGAGAGCATGGCGAGCGAGAACCACAAAGCCGAGCTTGAAGGCACCCCGGCTCTCAGCAATAAGTTGGAACCTTCAGCTGTCAGcggtgttaaaaaaatacagtacAGTCTCAGTGCTGTAGTCTGTCACATAGACGACAAAAACGACGAAGACCGAAGAAACATCGTTGCTCTAATACGCGTTGCTCCAAGCTACCACAAACGATCGACTGGCAGTGCAGTGTCTCAGTGGTACATCTTTAATGATTTCTG CATATCTGCAGTGACGCCTCAGGAAGCTGTCTGGTTCAATCTCGATTGGAAAGTACCTTGCGTTCTCCATTACACCACAGAGCCGTTCCCAGAAGTAGCGCCCTTTATCAGTCCGCTTACGTCAGACGTGTTTGGTGAGGACAAGTGCATTGCTCGTAGCGGAGGAACGAGGGGTATTACTTTCACACCGTTAACGTCAGATGAGATGCCAAAGAAAG GAGAATTGGTGGCGATAGACGCTGAATTCGTAACTCTAAATCAGGAAGAATCTGAGCTGAGAAGCGACGGAAAAATGTCGACAATCAAACCGAGTCATATGTCCGTTGCACGAATAACTTGTATACGCGG tCAAGGACCATTGGAGGGGACCCCGTTCATAGATGACTACATTAGCACTCAAGAACAAGTAGTTGATTATTTGACAAAGTTCAGTGGAATACAACCGGGAGATTTGGACGCTAATTTCAGCAGTAAGCACTTGACCACGCTGAAATCAACCTATCAAAAATTGCGATTTTTAGTAGACAATGGAATAATATTCGTCGGTCATGGGTTGAAGAACGATTTCAG GGTAATAAACCTGGTCGTGCCACCGGAACAAGTAATCGACACCGTATTGCTCTTTCATTTACCTCACCATCGTATGGTGTCCCTGCGGTTTCTTACCTGGCATTTCCTTGGTAAGAAAATACAATCGGAAACGCACGATTCAACGGAGGATGCACGCGCTGCCCTAGAGTTGCATCGAAAATATAAAGAGCTTGAGGCACAGGGAAACCTGACGGAAACTCTGAAAGAATTATACAGCGTTGGCACCAAGCTACAATGGAAG GTTCCAGATAGCTGA